Proteins co-encoded in one Deltaproteobacteria bacterium genomic window:
- a CDS encoding single-stranded DNA-binding protein (binds to single stranded DNA and may facilitate the binding and interaction of other proteins to DNA): MSGETILTIVGNLTADPELRFTPSGAAVASFTVASTPRTFDKQSQEWKD; this comes from the coding sequence ATGAGCGGCGAAACCATCCTGACCATCGTCGGCAACCTGACCGCCGACCCGGAACTGCGATTCACCCCGTCCGGCGCGGCGGTGGCATCGTTCACCGTCGCGTCAACCCCGCGCACGTTCGACAAGCAGTCTCAGGAGTGGAAGGAC